In Cryptomeria japonica chromosome 10, Sugi_1.0, whole genome shotgun sequence, a genomic segment contains:
- the LOC131076072 gene encoding hypothetical protein At1g04090 — MFGIIGSSSRLCSCWRKRKRDLPLMPPTTSTQYPFRLNSPLPSWPPGSGFATGNICLGEIEVFQVSTLEKIWSCNEGGKDNQGASFYKPVEIPTGFFSLGHYGQPNSSPLQGWVLVAKESTDSGKLVCECKKQKIASEAPTTSLLSTQECQKTCCTRRLHPALAKPLNYTLVWSSVAWPGRQDGHAYFWLPYPSDGYKAMGIVVTDTLNKPSVEDVRCVRSDLTESCQNNGLIWNTETNFPKFPLRVWTMRPNHRGMEGRGVSTGAFYCSNSWITENCVPVACLKNVDFILNAMPNLNQIHALVSHYGPTVFFHPDEIYLPSSVSWLFENGALLCKRGVKIPEFIMVDGSNLPPGGSNDGKYWLDLPKGGQSKEVKLGKLETAEVYVHVKPALGGTFTDIAMWVFSPFNGPATAKVGMLNLPLGRIGEHVCDWEHFTLRISNFTGELWRIYFSQHSSGNWVNASDLEYIAGNKAVVYSSKSGHACFPRAGNFLQGDQKLGIGIRNDAARSRFSLDTSKKYQIVAAEYLSMLGANDTPSEPHWLHYMREWGPTITYDSRAYLEKILKMLPRQLRSKVEFIFNKLPNELLAEEGPTGPKEKDNWVGDERD, encoded by the exons ATGTTTGGAATCATTGGCAGCTCTAGCCGGTTGTGTTCATgttggagaaagagaaagagggactTGCCCTTGATGCCCCCTACCACTTCTACACAATACCCATTTCGCCTCAATTCGCCTCTGCCATCATGGCCTCCTG GCTCAGGGTTTGCAACAGGAAATATATGTTTGGGGGAAATTGAAGTATTTCAGGTGTCCACACTGGAGAAAATATGGAGCTGCAATGAAGGAGGAAAAGACAATCAGGGAGCTAGTTTCTATAAGCCTGTTGAAATACCAACAGGATTCTTTAGCCTTGGCCATTATGGGCAGCCTAATTCTTCACCCCTACAAGGTTGGGTTCTTGTTGCTAAGGAGAGTACTGATTCTGGCAAACTGGTGTGTGAATGTAAGAAACAAAAGATTGCATCAGAGGCTCCTACTACTAGTCTATTGTCGACCCAGGAATGTCAGAAAACTTGCTGTACAAGAAGATTACATCCAGCTCTGGCTAAACCACTGAACTATACTTTGGTCTGGAGCAGTGTAGCTTGGCCTGGAAGACAGGATGGACATGCTTACTTCTGGTTACCTTACccatctgatgggtacaaggccaTGGGTATTGTGGTTACGGATACTCTCAATAAACCATCTGTGGAGGATGTGAGATGTGTTCGTTCAGATCTTACAGAATCATGTCAAAATAATGGTCTTATTTGGAACACAGAAACAAATTTTCCTAAATTCCCTCTCCGGGTTTGGACTATGAGACCAAACCACCGGGGAATGGAAGGTCGTGGTGTGTCAACAGGGGCATTCTATTGTAGTAATTCCTGGATAACTGAGAACTGTGTTCCTGTTGCATGTCTGAAGAATGTTGATTTCATCCTCAATGCAATGCCAAATCTAAACCAAATACACGCTTTAGTGAGTCATTATGGGCCAACTGTTTTTTTTCATCCAGATGAGATCTACTTACCTTCATCTGTATCATGGCTTTTTGAAAATGGGGCTCTACTGTGCAAAAGAGGTGTAAAAATTCCTGAATTCATCATGGTTGATGGTTCAAACCTACCTCCAGGGGGTTCAAATGATGGGAAATACTGGTTAGATTTGCCAAAGGGTGGTCAatcaaaggaagtcaaattgggaAAGCTGGAAACTGCAGAGGTCTATGTGCATGTTAAACCTGCACTTGGGGGGACGTTCACTGATATAGCAATGTGGGTTTTCAGTCCATTCAATGGACCGGCCACTGCAAAGGTTGGGATGCTGAATCTACCTCTTGGTAGAATTGGAGAGCATGTTTGTGATTGGGAGCATTTCACTCTTCGAATTAGCAACTTCACTGGGGAATTATGGAGAATCTATTTCTCACAGCACAGCAGTGGTAATTGGGTCAATGCCTCAGATTTGGAATACATTGCAGGTAACAAGGCGGTAGTCTATTCTTCCAAAAGTGGGCATGCATGCTTTCCTCGTGCAGGGAACTTCCTTCAAGGTGACCAAAAATTGGGAATAGGTATAAGGAATGATGCAGCCAGAAGTAGATTTTCTCTGGATACAAGCAAAAAATACCAAATAGTTGCTGCTGAATATTTGTCGATGCTTGGAGCAAATGACACTCCCTCAGAGCCACACTGGTTGCATTATATGAGAGAATGGGGTCCAACTATCACATACGATTCACGAGCCTACCTTGAGAAGATACTCAAAATGCTTCCTCGTCAACTGAGGTCCAAAGTAGAGTTTATTTTTAACAAATTACCTAATGAGCTTTTAGCTGAGGAGGGGCCAACTGGACCTAAAGAAAAGGATAATTGGGTGGGGGATGAAAGGGATTGA